The window CTCACCCGGCCGCGGCGTGCGCTCCGGCCCGCCCCGGGGCCCCTCCGTCCTGCCCGGCGGGCGCGTCCGACCCCTCGGGCGCCCACCCGGGCGCCGGTCACCGCGCCCGATCCGGCCCCGCCCGTCGGCAATCGCGGCAATGAGCGCCAGCAGTACGACCGCGCCGAGCGCCGGCCACCAGGACATGTTCATGCACCGACGGTACCGGCGCTCCGCCGGGCCGCACCTCGCAACCGCTTCCATCGAACCGGTGACAGAGCAGGTGAGTTCGCCCACAACGGCAGGCCCTGAAGGAGCGACCAGGTGTTTGGCGCCTTACGCTCAACAAATCGCACGAACCCTCCCCGTTCCCACGTCTCGGAGGTTCACGCTCCATGAAGCTCACCGTCGTCGGCTGCTCCGGCTCGTTCCCGTCCGCGGGCTCGGCATGCTCGAGCTACCTCGTAGAGGCCGACGGCTTCCGGCTGCTCCTCGACATGGGTAACGGCGCCCTCGGCGAGCTGCAGCGCCACATCGGTCTCTACGACCTGGACGCCATCTTCCTCAGCCATCTCCATGCCGATCACTGCATCGACATGTGCGCGTACTTCGTGGTGCGCTACTACCGGCACGACGGCGGACGACCGGAGCCCATCCCGGTCTACGGCCCCGACGGCACCGAGCAGCGCCTGACGGCCGCGCACGGCGACACCCCGTCCGACCGGGCGATGAGTGAGGTCTTCGACTTCCACACGCTGAAGTCCGGCTCGTTCGACATCGGCCCCTTCTCGGTCCGTACGGAGAAGGTCTGCCACCCCGTCGACACCTTCGCCATCCGTATCGAGCACGACGGCCGCTCGCTGACGTACTCCAGCGACACCGGAGTCTGCGAGGTGCTGGACGAACTCGCCGAGGGGACCGATCTGTTCCTCTGCGAAGCGTCGTTCACCCACGGCAAGGAGGACATTCCGGATCTCCATCTCAACGGTCGCGAAGCAGGCGAAATCGCCGCGGGCGGGAAGGTGGGCCGGCTCGTCCTGACCCACATCCCGCCGTGGACGGACGCGAACCGCAATCTGGCGGACGCCCGCGCGATCTACGGCGGCCCGGTGGAACTGGCGGTCCCCGGCGCGGTCTACGAGATCTAGGGCCCCGCGTACGGCGGGTACGACAGAGCCCCCACCTTCCGGACGGAGGGTGGGGGCTTCTGTGTTGGTGCCGCTCAGGCTTACGCCTTCGTCAGGTCCTCGAACTCCTCCTCGGGCTCGCGGCCCGGGGTGGTGAGGTTGAACTTGGTGATCGCGAAGCGGAAGACCACGTAGTAGATCGCCGCGAAGACGAGACCGATCGGGATGATCATCCAGGGCTTGGTCGCCAGGTTCCAGTTCAGGAAGTAGTCGATGGCGCCGGCGGAGAACGTGAAGCCGTGATGCACGCCCAGCGCCCAGGTAACGGCCATCGAGATGGCGGTGAGAACCGCGTGGATCGCGTACAGCACCGGGGCGATGAACATGAACGCGAACTCGATCGGCTCGGTGATGCCGGTCACGAACGAGGTCAGCGCGAGCGACATCATCATGCCGAGAACGGCCTTGCGGCGCTCCGGGCGGGCGGCGTGCGCAATGGCGAGCGCGGCGGCCGGGAGGGCGAACATCATGATCGGGAAGAAGCCCGACATGAACTGACCGGCGGTCGGGTCACCGTGGAAGAACCGGTTCAGGTCGCCGTGCCACAGTGCACCGGACGGGTCCTTGTAGCTGCCGATCTCCTGCCAGGCGACCGTGTTCACGAACTGGTGCATGCCCACGGGCAGCAGGGCGCGGTTGACCAGGCCGAAGATTCCGGCGCCGAAGGCGCCCAGGCCGGTCATCCATTCGCCGAAGTTGGTGATGACGTTGCCGATCGGCTCCCAGAC is drawn from Streptomyces sp. NBC_01717 and contains these coding sequences:
- a CDS encoding MBL fold metallo-hydrolase, producing MKLTVVGCSGSFPSAGSACSSYLVEADGFRLLLDMGNGALGELQRHIGLYDLDAIFLSHLHADHCIDMCAYFVVRYYRHDGGRPEPIPVYGPDGTEQRLTAAHGDTPSDRAMSEVFDFHTLKSGSFDIGPFSVRTEKVCHPVDTFAIRIEHDGRSLTYSSDTGVCEVLDELAEGTDLFLCEASFTHGKEDIPDLHLNGREAGEIAAGGKVGRLVLTHIPPWTDANRNLADARAIYGGPVELAVPGAVYEI
- a CDS encoding PTS transporter subunit EIIC, with amino-acid sequence MSTATASAAPAKKRGSGLFQGLQKVGRSLQLPIAVLPAAGILLRLGQNDVFGKDGLGWGKVATVFATAGDAVFANLPLLFCIGVAIGFAKKSDGSTALAALVGFLVYQNVLKAFPVSEEKIQAGKDIAATYNDPKVFGGIIMGLISAVVWQRYHRTKLVDWLGFFNGRRLVPILMAFIGTAMGVVFGLVWEPIGNVITNFGEWMTGLGAFGAGIFGLVNRALLPVGMHQFVNTVAWQEIGSYKDPSGALWHGDLNRFFHGDPTAGQFMSGFFPIMMFALPAAALAIAHAARPERRKAVLGMMMSLALTSFVTGITEPIEFAFMFIAPVLYAIHAVLTAISMAVTWALGVHHGFTFSAGAIDYFLNWNLATKPWMIIPIGLVFAAIYYVVFRFAITKFNLTTPGREPEEEFEDLTKA